One window from the genome of Yarrowia lipolytica chromosome 1B, complete sequence encodes:
- a CDS encoding uncharacterized protein (Compare to YALI0B14663g, similar to Saccharomyces cerevisiae ESS1 (YJR017C); ancestral locus Anc_5.135, similar to uniprot|O42735 Emericella nidulans Peptidyl- prolyl cis/trans isomerase), with the protein MSIDPSTGLVSGWEVRHSRTRNLPYYFHPATSNSSWEPPAGTDSDLLKQYMATNYSQKNTAVPNTAPGTGNGSGQKIRVSHLLIKHRDSRRPSSWKDANIERTKEEARAILEGHQAKIKAGETTIGDLAVSESDCSSARKRGDLGFFGKGEMQAEFEQASFALENGQVSDIVETASGLHLIERTG; encoded by the exons ATG TCCATTGATCCGTCTACAGGTCTCGTTTCCGGCTGGGAAGTCCGTCATTCGCGAACCCGGAACCTGCCCTACTACTTCCACCCCGCCACCAGCAACTCATCGTGGGAGCCGCCGGCCGGCACCGACTCGGACCTGCTGAAGCAGTACATGGCCACCAACTACTCGCAAAAGAACACAGCTGTGCCCAATACTGCTCCTGGCACTGGCAATGGCTCTGGCCAGAAGATCCGGGTGTCGCATCTTCTCATCAAGCACCGGGATTCGCGACGACCGTCGTCGTGGAAGGATGCCAACATTGAGCgaaccaaggaggaggctcgtGCAATTCTGGAGGGACATCaggccaagatcaaggctGGTGAGACCACCATTGGTGACCTTGCCGTGTCGGAGTCCGACTGCTCGTCTGCACGAAAGCGAGGCGACTTGGGTTTCTTCGGCAAGGGCGAGATGCAGGCCGAGTTTGAGCAGGCTTCTtttgctctggagaacgGTCAGGTCAGTGACATAGTCGAGACAGCCAGTGGTCTCCATCTGATTGAGCGTACTGGTTAG
- a CDS encoding uncharacterized protein (Compare to YALI0B14685g, weakly similar to DEHA-IPF1503.1 Debaryomyces hansenii DEHA0D08371g conserved protein), with protein MSLQNVVSQISALVPGLSPALSAPEVSQMTNVASGMLAELTANSNGLTPTEQLLSLLPKLVTGPGALSGIVSHLPNGLVETLLNSPYGPAVIDILTSQVGNRPLEYDDLLMSIFPIPVWAKTGTGVMKIVSMAHDIVGFNLPQSVINLVLTTQYNIYGGFPTPADVAPSAVFVAVNVILMAAHFYIFFRGFLRRHYFWPSFGLGWQCILNCLGFGMRIGWGKNLLSLRLGIASTVFIILSIILINLMNLLLAHRIMTFRHPETGDATWFGMLMILVYLAIGGVLLLAVVTEVTIFSYFLDYTHWRQATGGMQAASVLIAVISVGGVFIIAIAYALPRGSLALSNQDRSRLPASNIESYGIFYFPPKFSQVLQYKGDPTAKISSGKLAARVINGRDLNFSASLIVITSVILCATSGMRAATTFIGDRWSHHNKPIFSPTLFYVGFGVFECICNVLYLVARVDLRFYIPDMPRKGYGPILVDPETMQYTDPYTDGRGVVMDEKKGFTDHVEDVINVPAPTYNPAYALSPQVAMAARAMNASQMPPLPKSGPPPPVNKHTDFQEAQTLPPNSSFVEPPPIVPPPMPHPTLIGEPKMLYTPQMVPPPRMTPSNTSPRGSLKGSPKLISPEGSPKLPPQAPTLPKVSMGSPTLPNINMDSPNFGSRSAPKTEMVSPTIPNISHSPAAPLSMPRHSPLPSHAPQLPEILPTPFPQTPYQIRTATPPEFATPTNILPPVSPQHFPEPSFTPVEPGSSGHYARPYEEPEDEFRFSRDSENM; from the coding sequence ATGTCGCTACAGAACGTGGTATCACAGATCTCGGCGCTGGTGCCGGGTCTGTCTCCAGCGCTGTCAGCTCCAGAGGTGTCACAGATGACCAATGTGGCATCCGGAATGCTGGCCGAACTGACCGCGAACTCCAACGGACTGACCCCCACAGAACAACTCCTCTCTTTACTACCAAAGCTCGTCACTGGCCCAGGTGCACTGTCCGGAATTGTGAGCCATCTACCTAATGGACTCGTAGAGACGCTCCTCAACTCGCCCTATGGACCAGCTGTGATCGACATTCTCACTTCACAGGTGGGAAACCGACCTCTTGAATATGACGACCTGCTCATGTCTATCTTTCCCATTCCTGTGTGGGCCAAAACCGGAACTGGAGTCATGAAGATCGTGTCCATGGCTCACGACATCGTGGGGTTCAACCTTCCCCAGAGTGTTATCAACCTGGTCCTGACAACCCAGTACAACATCTACGGAGGCTTTCCTACGCCAGCAGATGTTGCTCCTTCCGCTGTATTTGTTGCAGTCAACGTTATTCTAATGGCGGCCCACTTTTACATCTTCTTCCGAGGCTTCCTTAGACGACACTACTTCTGGCCGTCGTTCGGTCTCGGCTGGCAATGCATTCTCAACTGTCTGGGATTTGGCATGCGTATCGGCTGGGGTAAAAACCTGCTGTCATTGCGTCTGGGTATCGCGTCCACTGTGTTTATCATTCTCTCTATCATTCTCATCAACTTGATGAACTTGCTGCTGGCTCACCGTATCATGACTTTCAGACACCCAGAAACGGGAGACGCAACGTGGTTTGGCATGCTCATGATTCTTGTCTACTTGGCTATTGGAGgagttcttcttcttgcagTCGTCACCGAAGTCACCATTTTCTCGTACTTCTTAGACTACACACATTGGAGACAGGCGACAGGAGGAATGCAGGCAGCCTCCGTTCTGATTGCAGTAATATCAGTAGGAGGAGTCTTCATCATCGCTATTGCTTATGCTCTTCCTCGAGGCTCTCTGGCACTGTCTAATCAGGATCGAAGTCGTCTCCCTGCCTCTAACATCGAGTCTTATGGTATCTTCTACTTTCCTCCAAAGTTCTCACAGGTGTTGCAGTACAAGGGAGACCCAACTGCCAAAATCTCCTCTGGAAAGCTTGCAGCTCGAGTCATTAATGGACGGGATCTTAACTTCTCTGCATCTCTCATCGTCATCACGTCTGTCATTCTCTGTGCAACCTCAGGCATGAGAGCTGCTACCACTTTCATTGGAGATCGATGGAGTCACCACAACAAGCCCATTTTTAGCCCTACACTTTTCTATGTCGGATTCGGCGTCTTCGAGTGTATCTGCAACGTTTTGTATCTGGTGGCCAGAGTAGACTTGCGATTCTACATCCCAGACATGCCTCGAAAAGGCTATGGTCCAATTCTGGTGGATCCCGAAACAATGCAGTACACGGATCCTTACACCGATGGAAGAGGTGTGGTTATggatgagaagaagggaTTTACGGATCATGTAGAAGACGTCATCAATGTGCCTGCTCCCACATACAACCCAGCCTATGCCCTGTCTCCTCAGGTGGCCATGGCAGCTAGAGCCATGAATGCTTCCCAGATGCCCCCTCTGCCCAAATCCGGCCCACCACCTCCTGTGAACAAACACACGGACTTCCAGGAAGCACAGACCCTGCCTCCAAACAGTTCTTTTGTAGAGCCTCCTCCTATCGTGCCCCCTCCCATGCCCCATCCCACTCTGATTGGGGAGCCGAAGATGCTCTACACTCCTCAAATGGTGCCTCCTCCCCGAATGACTCCTTCCAACACTTCACCCAGAGGATCTTTGAAGGGGTCTCCAAAGCTCATCTCTCCCGAAGGCTCTCCCAAGCTTCCTCCACAGGCCCCCACCCTCCCTAAGGTGTCCATGGGTTCCCCCACCCTCCCTAATATCAACATGGACTCTCCTAATTTCGGTTCTCGTTCGGCTCCCAAAACAGAGATGGTCTCTCCCACAATTCCTAATATTTCCCACTCTCCTGCTGCCCCTCTGTCCATGCCTCGACATTCTCCTTTACCCTCGCATGCTCCCCAGCTTCCCGAGATTCTGCCCACTCCTTTTCCCCAGACCCCTTATCAGATTCGTACCGCGACTCCTCCCGAGTTTGCAACCCCCACCAACATTCTTCCCCCCGTCAGCCCTCAGCATTTTCCTGAGCCTAGTTTCACCCCGGTTGAACCGGGATCTTCTGGTCACTATGCGCGTCCCTATGAAGAGCCTGAAGATGAGTTCCGGTTTTCTCGGGACTCTGAAAACATGTGA
- a CDS encoding uncharacterized protein (Compare to YALI0B14707g, similar to Saccharomyces cerevisiae YHR122W; ancestral locus Anc_2.139, highly similar to uniprot|P38829 Saccharomyces cerevisiae YHR122w similarity to hypothetical C. elegans protein F45G2.a singleton) translates to MSDPINANPEVIDVSALPTRNKGQSQLDLPLGAFLDTHPTPLSLIQNESASGSDDDDDDDEPEPIDSQEIYDLIATISDPEHPLTLGQLAVVKLEDIWVHDTGDKNKMAEIVVKITPTITHCSLATLIGLGIRVRLERALPPRFRFTITVKEGTHQSENQVNKQLNDKERVAAACENEQLLGVISGMLATCQ, encoded by the coding sequence ATGTCCGATCCCATTAACGCCAACCCCGAGGTTATCGACGTGTCAGCCCTGCCCACACGGAACAAAGGCCAGTCGCAGCTCGATCTGCCTCTTGGAGCCTTTCTAGACACACATCCCACACCCCTGTCTCTGATTCAGAACGAGTCCGCCAGCGGatccgacgacgatgatgacgatgacgagcCTGAACCTATCGATTCTCAGGAGATTTACGACCTCATCGCCACCATCTCCGATCCCGAGCATCCCCTGACTCTCGGTCAGTTGGCTGTTGTCAAACTGGAAGATATCTGGGTTCACGACACTggagacaagaacaagatgGCCGAGATTGTGGTCAAAATCACCCCCACCATTACCCACTGTTCTCTGGCCACCCTGATTGGACTTGGAATCCGGGTGCGACTCGAGCGagctcttcctcctcggttCCGGTTCACTATCACTGTCAAGGAAGGTACCCACCAGAGTGAGAATCAGGTCAACAAGCAGCTTaacgacaaggagcggGTGGCTGCAGCATGCGAAAACGAACAGCTGCTTGGTGTGATTTCAGGTATGCTAGCCACTTGCCAATAA
- a CDS encoding uncharacterized protein (Compare to YALI0B14729g, similar to Saccharomyces cerevisiae NRK1 (YNL129W); ancestral locus Anc_2.140, similar to uniprot|Q9C0W1 Schizosaccharomyces pombe Hypothetical 26.3 kDa protein) produces the protein MIRRKIAEKKLAKEEDKREVTLVALSGPSSSGKSTLARLLRDILPHVIIIHQDDFYLEDSQIPVIDGVQDWDCPEAFDFKLLSKVLSHVKQTGELPKNFKSKEDQNSLGPAALDENAVDAFKRRMHPYMPEFENKLIVILDGIMVYHDAQFTELFDIKILVRSSYENLKSRREARSGYVTLEGFWKDPEGYFHNIVWPGYLKTHKQLFENENPNGEPSKDATREGIRIVPTTDFDVAETLDWVFDVILDYYDLE, from the exons ATGATCCGACGAAAAATAGCTGAGAAAAAactggccaaggaggaggataaGCGCGAGGTCACTTTGGTGGCACTCAGTGGCCCCTCGTCCAGTGGAAAGAGT ACTCTAGCTCGTCTGCTTCGAGACATTCTTCCCcacgtcatcatcatccacCAAGACGACTTTTACCTGGAGGACTCGCAGATCCCAGTTATTGATGGAGTTCAAGATTGGGATTGTCCCGAGGCTTTTGATTTCAAGCTACTGTCCAAGGTTTTGAGCCATGTCAAGCAGACTGGAGAGCTGCCCAAAAATTTCAAATCGAAGGAGGACCAGAACTCCCTGGGACCCGCTGCTCTTGATGAAAACGCTGTCGACGCCTTTAAGCGTCGAATGCACCCTTACATGCCTGAGTTTGAGAACAAGCTGATTGTCATTCTGGATGGTATCATGGTCTACCATGACGCTCAATTCACCGAGTTGTTCGATATCAAGATTCTGGTCAGATCCAGTTACGAAAACCTCAAGTCTCGACGAGAAGCTCGATCCGGATACGTCACTCTGGAAGGGTTTTGGAAGGATCCTGAGGGATACTTCCACAACATTGTTTGGCCCGGTTACCTAAAGacccacaaacagctgtTTGAAAACGAAAATCCCAACGGAGAACCCAGTAAGGACGCCACCAGAGAAGGAATCCGAATCGTGCCCACCACCGATTTCGACGTGGCCGAGACTCTTGATTGGGTGTTTGATGTCATTCTGGACTATTACGATCTTGAGTAA